A window of the Dongshaea marina genome harbors these coding sequences:
- the carA gene encoding glutamine-hydrolyzing carbamoyl-phosphate synthase small subunit encodes MDINALLVLEDGTQFEGVSIGAEGYSVGEVVFNTSPTGYQEILTDPSYSHQLVTLTYPHIGNTGTTPEDTESSQIHAAGLIIRDYPLVTSNFRNQQTLSDYLTANGIVALSEIDTRKLTRLLRDKGAQRACLMAGSAVDPELGLKRAREFSGLKGMDLAREVTTEQSYLWREGSWLLGEGHPTLDEAELPYHVVVYDFGVKHNILRMLTDRGCRLSVVPATTSAADVLAMAPDGVFLSNGPGDPEPCEYAIQAIGEFLDRGTPLFGICLGHQLLALASGAKTVKMKFGHHGANHPVKDLASGRVWVTSQNHGFAVDESSLPENLRSTHVSLFDGTLQGIERTDKPAFSFQGHPEASPGPHDCAALFDHFISLMKKFSV; translated from the coding sequence TTGGATATCAACGCATTGCTGGTACTGGAAGATGGCACGCAATTTGAGGGCGTGTCGATAGGAGCCGAAGGCTATTCGGTAGGAGAAGTGGTTTTCAATACATCCCCTACCGGCTATCAAGAAATCCTCACTGACCCCTCCTATTCTCACCAACTCGTTACCCTCACTTATCCCCACATTGGCAATACCGGCACTACCCCCGAAGATACCGAATCCTCCCAAATTCATGCCGCCGGCCTCATAATTCGCGATTACCCCCTAGTTACTTCCAATTTCCGCAATCAGCAAACCCTCAGTGATTACCTAACAGCCAATGGCATCGTCGCCCTGAGCGAAATCGACACCCGAAAACTGACCCGTTTGCTGCGGGATAAGGGAGCGCAGCGCGCTTGCCTGATGGCTGGCTCCGCGGTTGACCCTGAATTGGGTCTCAAGAGAGCAAGGGAGTTTTCCGGCCTCAAGGGGATGGATCTTGCGCGCGAGGTGACAACCGAGCAGTCTTACCTGTGGCGAGAAGGGAGCTGGCTGCTGGGAGAAGGCCATCCAACACTGGATGAGGCTGAGCTTCCCTACCACGTAGTGGTTTATGACTTCGGGGTGAAACACAACATTTTGCGAATGCTGACAGACCGGGGCTGTCGCCTGAGCGTGGTTCCTGCAACCACATCGGCTGCCGATGTGTTGGCTATGGCTCCGGACGGGGTGTTTCTCTCCAACGGACCTGGCGATCCCGAGCCTTGTGAGTATGCCATCCAGGCAATAGGTGAGTTTTTAGACAGAGGTACTCCACTGTTTGGGATCTGCCTGGGCCATCAGCTACTGGCGCTGGCCAGTGGTGCAAAAACAGTGAAGATGAAATTCGGCCATCACGGGGCCAACCACCCGGTGAAGGATCTTGCCAGTGGCAGGGTGTGGGTGACCAGCCAGAATCACGGCTTTGCTGTTGATGAGAGCAGTTTGCCAGAGAACCTGCGCAGTACCCACGTCTCCCTGTTTGATGGAACCCTGCAGGGGATAGAGCGGACCGATAAGCCGGCATTCAGTTTCCAGGGACATCCCGAAGCGAGCCCCGGTCCTCATGATTGTGCCGCCCTCTTTGACCATTTTATCAGCCTGATGAAGAAATTTAGCGTTTAA
- a CDS encoding DUF6622 family protein, producing MSALSHVPFWVWILFVVFMRYAWSRTQTRVVKISRLLLMPVAFLYLSLQSVVKLPMTDALVGIYGAALLLGGLLGYLMVMGARVRCDREQGLIEIPGQYSLFILLVAIFILEFGVHFVQGAGLPLASSKLFQLAVAGLEGSLAGMTCGRNIYYGYQYISMESSPLEPERSRASR from the coding sequence ATGAGTGCTTTAAGTCATGTACCATTCTGGGTGTGGATCTTATTTGTTGTTTTTATGCGTTATGCCTGGAGCCGGACACAAACCCGGGTGGTCAAAATATCGAGATTGTTGTTGATGCCGGTGGCTTTTCTGTATTTGTCGCTGCAATCAGTTGTGAAATTGCCCATGACTGATGCCTTGGTCGGAATATATGGCGCAGCTTTACTCCTTGGGGGATTGTTGGGGTACCTGATGGTTATGGGAGCCAGGGTGCGATGCGATCGTGAGCAGGGCTTGATTGAGATCCCGGGCCAGTATAGTTTGTTTATTCTGTTGGTTGCTATTTTTATCCTCGAATTTGGGGTGCATTTTGTCCAGGGAGCCGGATTGCCACTGGCTTCGAGCAAGCTGTTTCAACTGGCTGTAGCTGGATTGGAAGGGTCTTTGGCCGGGATGACATGCGGACGTAATATTTACTATGGATATCAGTATATTAGTATGGAAAGTTCGCCATTAGAGCCAGAGAGGAGCCGAGCCTCCAGATAG
- a CDS encoding sugar isomerase domain-containing protein, giving the protein MRSLFSQKALSRLEQLVTDQHESISQAAELFSRAIIEDKIIWAFGTGHSHMLPMELFARAGGLANIGAMLDESILNGSGARRSSDFERLPGTARVIWDRYQPGSGDLMLIASNSGLNAAPVEMAMLAREHGLKTIAITSVSQSSANQARHPSGKKLMALTDLILDNYAPDGDGLVELEGLQTGSFSSLAGIFLIQTLVVEAIALCQKKQHPVPLFQSQNQDQPNQNQQLFEHYQQRVLHL; this is encoded by the coding sequence ATGAGATCTCTATTTAGCCAAAAGGCGCTTTCCCGCCTTGAACAACTGGTGACGGATCAGCATGAATCCATTAGCCAGGCCGCAGAGCTATTTTCCAGGGCAATTATCGAAGACAAGATTATCTGGGCCTTCGGCACCGGACACTCCCACATGCTCCCCATGGAACTGTTTGCCCGTGCCGGAGGGCTTGCGAACATTGGTGCAATGCTTGATGAGTCGATCCTCAATGGCTCCGGAGCCCGGCGCAGCAGTGATTTTGAGCGCCTTCCCGGAACAGCCCGGGTGATCTGGGATCGCTACCAACCAGGCTCAGGCGATCTGATGCTGATCGCCTCTAACTCAGGTCTCAATGCAGCTCCGGTCGAAATGGCGATGCTTGCAAGAGAGCATGGGCTCAAAACGATAGCCATCACCTCAGTCAGCCAATCCTCGGCGAATCAGGCACGCCATCCCAGTGGAAAAAAACTGATGGCTCTTACCGATCTCATCCTGGATAACTATGCCCCCGATGGTGACGGGCTGGTTGAGCTTGAGGGATTACAAACCGGCTCTTTCTCCTCCCTTGCCGGAATTTTTTTGATCCAAACCCTGGTGGTTGAAGCGATTGCTCTGTGTCAGAAAAAGCAACATCCGGTTCCCCTGTTCCAAAGCCAGAACCAGGATCAACCCAATCAAAACCAGCAGCTTTTCGAGCATTATCAGCAAAGGGTCCTGCATCTTTAA
- a CDS encoding helix-turn-helix domain-containing protein: MSQPTETANKIKDFRLQRGWSQEQLAEISGVSVRTISRLEQGGKGSLESLRALASAFEVEIATLYPQQQAPHSEQQIAQVRDTALEQEIKDIRHFHSHLLKYLLVNLGLFIGGFWQPGLWWSLPWTLLFWGAFLSWHGLAAYRKLDKLTRRWEHYLLSRRLKNKQKK, encoded by the coding sequence ATGTCACAACCGACTGAGACAGCCAACAAGATTAAAGATTTTCGTCTGCAGCGGGGCTGGTCACAGGAGCAGCTGGCTGAGATTAGCGGTGTCAGTGTCCGAACCATATCCCGGCTCGAGCAGGGTGGAAAGGGCTCCCTCGAATCACTGCGTGCCCTTGCAAGTGCTTTTGAGGTCGAGATTGCTACGCTCTATCCACAGCAGCAAGCTCCTCACTCAGAGCAGCAAATCGCCCAGGTCCGAGATACAGCCTTAGAGCAGGAGATCAAAGATATCCGTCACTTTCACTCTCACCTGCTGAAATACCTACTGGTCAACCTGGGACTGTTTATCGGCGGATTCTGGCAGCCCGGCCTGTGGTGGTCGCTCCCCTGGACTCTGCTATTCTGGGGCGCTTTTCTAAGCTGGCACGGTCTTGCTGCTTACCGGAAACTGGATAAACTCACCCGGCGCTGGGAACACTATTTGCTTAGCCGGCGTTTAAAAAACAAGCAAAAAAAGTAG
- a CDS encoding OmpH family outer membrane protein → MKKLLKATSLSAALMVAAMATAQAAPAPQKIGVVDFQQILQQAPQRAAIDSMMKSKFEKRELEVMDLSKQIESVKGQLQKSPNSSKLSTQLTELQSQFQLKRQLLIQDQQTAFNQAKGKMLKLLNEEVASVAKKDHLTLVIPSNAALYAAPSTEITKEVLAGLKASKVKVTN, encoded by the coding sequence TTGAAAAAATTACTCAAAGCCACCAGCCTGAGCGCAGCCCTGATGGTCGCGGCTATGGCTACAGCACAAGCTGCCCCTGCCCCTCAAAAGATCGGGGTTGTCGACTTCCAGCAGATCCTGCAGCAGGCACCTCAACGCGCAGCCATCGATTCTATGATGAAAAGCAAGTTTGAGAAACGTGAGCTCGAAGTCATGGATCTGTCTAAACAGATTGAATCCGTGAAAGGCCAGCTACAAAAGAGCCCTAACTCAAGCAAGCTCTCCACTCAGCTCACCGAGTTACAATCACAGTTTCAGTTAAAACGTCAGCTACTTATCCAGGATCAGCAGACTGCCTTCAACCAGGCAAAGGGCAAAATGCTTAAGCTGCTCAATGAAGAGGTCGCCAGTGTCGCGAAAAAAGATCACCTGACCCTGGTGATCCCATCTAATGCAGCCCTGTATGCAGCTCCTTCTACCGAGATCACCAAAGAAGTCCTGGCTGGGCTCAAGGCGAGCAAGGTCAAGGTCACCAACTGA
- the cadC gene encoding lysine decarboxylation/transport transcriptional activator CadC yields the protein MQDYTYTVGEWLVFPTDNKISREGRELVIEPRLINMLRYFAEHPGIVLSRDELIDNVWTRNVVTPHVVTQCISELRRYLKDGRKEAPEYIITIPKRGYKLVASVTRQAPDPLDEQASSLASKTEEPSPVGETSGTREPSLDPAETPPPKSEEQPPQSQQPAMVPANQEKKSKRAIWPWLTLQLLIIVILGGAGYFKYRPQTPDSTPQNPPFSTVIDPGSLAIQISKESTECGNSGGLLLHFNNYIAQELNNYSSYRAHDLSNYTGQLHSAGKTLLTHLINRSDHHITRCFLSIELLDNANHQLLTSQRYIVNSRNLHTVQLRAAEHLFAVLGVDAKSLQNQEWSPNKKAFQAYLKIMPVLLQGDFSAIERSEQQLQALLHQYPDFVQAKLTLLKVQLLLKGSMPRGSGPSLAQLYSQIITLSRQPELQAGHQQELVQLKVMYELLNGSLSDALTEAKQALREQKSWFNYILLGKCYEISGRLNDAADAYIAGYSMRPGQQTYTWIQNALFQTDIQDIVPYLYKYH from the coding sequence ATGCAAGACTATACCTACACCGTTGGCGAATGGCTGGTTTTCCCAACGGATAACAAAATCAGCCGTGAAGGTCGGGAACTGGTCATCGAACCTCGCCTGATCAACATGCTGCGCTACTTTGCTGAGCATCCTGGAATAGTCTTGAGCCGCGACGAACTGATCGATAATGTCTGGACCCGTAATGTCGTCACTCCCCACGTCGTCACTCAATGTATCTCAGAGCTTCGCCGGTACCTCAAAGATGGCCGCAAGGAAGCCCCGGAGTACATAATCACCATCCCCAAAAGGGGCTATAAACTGGTCGCTTCCGTCACGCGTCAGGCCCCGGATCCCCTGGATGAACAGGCAAGCTCTCTTGCTAGCAAGACTGAGGAGCCGAGCCCTGTAGGAGAGACTTCAGGCACCAGGGAGCCCAGCCTCGACCCGGCAGAGACTCCTCCTCCTAAATCGGAGGAGCAACCCCCGCAGTCGCAACAACCAGCCATGGTGCCAGCCAACCAAGAGAAAAAGTCAAAACGAGCAATCTGGCCCTGGCTCACCCTGCAACTACTGATTATTGTGATCCTGGGAGGTGCAGGCTACTTCAAGTATCGCCCACAAACCCCGGATTCAACTCCACAAAACCCACCTTTTTCAACTGTGATCGATCCAGGCTCACTCGCGATACAGATCAGTAAAGAGAGTACCGAGTGTGGCAATAGTGGCGGACTGCTACTGCATTTTAATAACTATATAGCTCAGGAGCTGAATAACTATAGCTCCTATCGGGCTCATGATCTGAGCAACTATACAGGTCAGCTCCACTCGGCAGGGAAAACCCTGTTAACCCATCTCATCAACCGCAGTGATCACCATATCACCCGCTGCTTTCTGTCGATTGAACTGCTGGATAACGCGAACCACCAGCTCCTCACCTCACAGCGCTATATTGTGAACTCAAGGAACCTGCATACAGTTCAATTACGTGCCGCAGAGCACCTGTTTGCAGTGCTGGGAGTGGATGCTAAATCCCTGCAGAATCAGGAGTGGAGCCCGAATAAGAAAGCCTTTCAGGCTTACCTGAAGATCATGCCGGTATTATTACAGGGTGACTTCAGTGCTATTGAGCGCAGCGAGCAGCAGCTCCAGGCGCTGCTTCATCAATACCCGGACTTTGTTCAGGCAAAGCTGACCCTGCTCAAGGTTCAACTTCTGCTAAAAGGAAGCATGCCGAGGGGCTCAGGACCAAGCCTGGCTCAGCTCTATAGCCAAATCATAACTCTGTCACGTCAGCCTGAGTTACAAGCCGGTCATCAGCAAGAACTGGTGCAGCTCAAGGTTATGTATGAGCTACTTAATGGTAGTCTCAGTGATGCACTGACCGAAGCCAAACAGGCTCTCAGGGAACAAAAAAGCTGGTTCAACTATATCCTGCTCGGTAAGTGCTATGAGATAAGTGGCCGTCTTAATGATGCCGCGGATGCCTATATTGCCGGATACAGTATGCGACCGGGCCAGCAAACCTATACCTGGATCCAAAACGCCCTGTTCCAGACCGATATTCAGGATATAGTTCCCTACCTGTATAAGTATCACTAA
- the cadB gene encoding cadaverine/lysine antiporter yields MNSAKKIGLIACTGVVAGNMMGSGIALLPANLASIGSVSIYGWIIALIGAISLAYVYARLATKNPQEGGPIAYAGEVSPILGHQTGILYYHANWIGNLAIGITAVSYLSVFFPALNSPVAAGIATIVIVWIFTFVNLMGGSWVSRLTTLGLVLILIPVIGTAVFGWAWFDAATYHANWNATHGTDGHAVIKSIIFCLWAFVGVESAAVSTGMVKNPKRTVPLATMGGTILAGVVYILATQVMAGMFPNAQMAASGAPFSLSAAAMVGSWASPVVSAFTAFACLTSLGSWMMLVGQAGSRAAHDGNFPKVYGEVDKNGVPKKGLILASIKMTVLMVIITIVNASGSGHASDLFGMLTSIAVLLTMLPYFYSALNLIRFEGATTRSVLSLVASVIASIFCFIALAGAENTQLVGTIIVSLIIMMAYANKVGRKEKAAA; encoded by the coding sequence ATGAACTCTGCGAAAAAAATCGGCCTCATCGCCTGTACAGGTGTTGTTGCCGGTAACATGATGGGCAGTGGTATTGCCCTGCTTCCTGCTAACCTTGCTTCTATCGGTTCTGTTTCTATCTACGGTTGGATCATCGCCCTGATCGGCGCTATCTCTCTGGCTTATGTTTACGCTCGTCTGGCCACAAAGAACCCTCAAGAGGGTGGCCCTATAGCTTACGCCGGTGAAGTATCTCCGATTCTGGGTCACCAGACAGGTATCCTCTACTATCACGCAAACTGGATCGGTAACCTGGCAATCGGTATCACCGCCGTCTCTTACCTGTCGGTCTTCTTTCCTGCGCTCAACAGCCCGGTTGCTGCAGGTATCGCCACTATCGTTATCGTTTGGATCTTCACCTTCGTCAACCTGATGGGTGGATCCTGGGTAAGCCGTCTGACCACTCTTGGCCTGGTATTGATCCTGATCCCAGTGATCGGTACTGCCGTTTTTGGTTGGGCCTGGTTCGATGCTGCAACCTATCACGCCAACTGGAATGCGACTCACGGCACAGATGGCCACGCTGTCATCAAGAGTATCATCTTCTGTCTGTGGGCCTTCGTGGGTGTTGAGTCTGCCGCAGTAAGTACCGGTATGGTTAAGAACCCTAAGCGCACCGTTCCCCTGGCAACCATGGGTGGTACTATCCTGGCAGGTGTTGTCTATATCCTGGCGACCCAGGTTATGGCGGGTATGTTCCCTAATGCACAGATGGCTGCTTCCGGCGCACCTTTCTCTCTGAGCGCTGCGGCTATGGTTGGTAGCTGGGCTTCTCCTGTTGTTTCTGCCTTCACCGCTTTCGCATGTCTGACCTCTCTGGGTTCCTGGATGATGCTGGTTGGCCAGGCAGGCTCACGTGCAGCTCACGATGGTAACTTCCCTAAGGTTTACGGCGAAGTGGATAAGAACGGCGTACCTAAGAAGGGCCTCATCCTTGCTTCTATCAAGATGACTGTACTGATGGTAATCATCACTATCGTGAACGCTTCCGGTAGCGGCCACGCTTCTGACCTGTTTGGAATGCTGACCAGCATCGCGGTTCTGCTGACCATGCTGCCTTACTTCTACTCAGCACTGAACCTGATCCGCTTTGAGGGTGCAACCACCCGTAGCGTGCTCAGCCTGGTCGCTTCAGTTATCGCTTCTATCTTCTGCTTTATCGCTCTGGCCGGTGCCGAGAACACTCAGCTGGTTGGAACCATTATTGTCAGCTTGATCATCATGATGGCCTACGCCAACAAGGTGGGTCGCAAAGAGAAAGCTGCAGCCTAA
- a CDS encoding transporter substrate-binding domain-containing protein has product MNLDDRKLSPNNFVEKGELKGAAVELLLAASKQAGSPVSKADIKVYPWARAYNDALKGPNKVVFATTRTKEREKLFKWAGPIVTTPWCC; this is encoded by the coding sequence ATTAACCTGGATGACCGAAAACTATCCCCCAATAACTTTGTTGAAAAGGGAGAGCTCAAGGGAGCTGCGGTCGAACTTCTGTTAGCCGCAAGTAAGCAAGCGGGCTCCCCCGTATCCAAAGCAGACATCAAGGTTTACCCCTGGGCCAGGGCCTACAATGATGCGCTCAAGGGTCCAAACAAGGTGGTGTTTGCAACCACCCGAACCAAAGAGCGCGAGAAGCTCTTCAAGTGGGCTGGCCCTATCGTAACAACCCCCTGGTGCTGTTAG
- a CDS encoding substrate-binding periplasmic protein codes for MGWPYRNNPLVLLAKKGSGITINSVADMNRHKIGVVKDDVGEQQVLALGVDKKALKGSSKQPQVAKKLATGRVDLWSIKLTAAKLILKDLGYNPNDFEVVYTVSESGVYYAFSPDVDDATIKALQQGIDAVKESGEYKTIMDKYY; via the coding sequence GTGGGCTGGCCCTATCGTAACAACCCCCTGGTGCTGTTAGCTAAAAAAGGCAGCGGTATCACTATCAACAGTGTGGCCGATATGAATCGCCATAAGATCGGCGTGGTCAAGGATGATGTGGGTGAGCAGCAGGTATTGGCACTTGGGGTTGATAAAAAAGCCCTCAAAGGATCCTCCAAGCAGCCTCAGGTCGCTAAAAAACTGGCAACCGGCCGCGTCGATCTCTGGTCAATTAAGCTGACGGCAGCCAAGTTGATCCTCAAGGATCTCGGTTATAACCCCAATGACTTTGAAGTGGTATACACGGTCAGCGAAAGTGGTGTCTATTACGCCTTTAGTCCAGACGTTGACGATGCAACGATCAAGGCCCTGCAACAGGGGATCGATGCCGTCAAGGAATCCGGTGAATATAAGACCATCATGGATAAATACTACTAA
- a CDS encoding AEC family transporter, with protein sequence MSDLGASALFALSITFPICFLLLFGAWLKRIQLINDAFSDTASQLVFKITLPLLLFSSVMKTDLKQQLHWPLLLFAVVATLFLFVGLEWMAGRWIALRELRGIFVQGGYRGNLAIIGLAYIYNAYGGAGLSQAAPLVALLVVTYNILAVLTLSRSLTNTMDLTWRSLLRSIALNPLILGIVAGFIGLVSGLVLPRFILQTISYLTNISLPIALLCAGSSLSLGDFVSSRIFRCGRPCVSWYWYHWCWWWGLICSEPEVLCLGSSFCWAQHRQQRQAT encoded by the coding sequence ATGTCCGATCTTGGAGCGAGTGCTCTTTTTGCGCTATCCATCACTTTTCCTATCTGTTTTCTGTTGTTATTTGGCGCCTGGTTAAAACGGATTCAACTGATAAATGATGCCTTCAGCGATACGGCTTCTCAACTGGTGTTTAAGATCACCCTGCCACTGCTGTTGTTTTCCAGTGTGATGAAAACCGATCTAAAGCAGCAATTGCACTGGCCGCTGCTGTTATTTGCCGTGGTTGCAACCCTGTTTTTATTTGTGGGACTGGAGTGGATGGCAGGCCGCTGGATAGCGCTACGCGAGCTTCGTGGGATCTTTGTCCAGGGGGGATATCGTGGCAATCTTGCGATCATCGGTCTTGCCTATATCTATAATGCTTATGGAGGAGCGGGCCTGAGCCAGGCAGCTCCCCTGGTCGCCCTATTAGTGGTGACCTACAATATTCTGGCGGTGCTCACCCTGTCGCGCAGTTTAACCAATACCATGGATCTGACCTGGCGGAGCCTGCTGCGCTCGATCGCACTTAACCCATTGATCCTCGGGATTGTTGCTGGTTTTATCGGCCTGGTGAGTGGTCTGGTATTGCCACGTTTTATCCTGCAGACCATCAGCTACCTTACCAATATATCTTTGCCGATTGCACTCCTGTGTGCCGGCTCCTCTTTGAGCCTGGGGGATTTTGTCAGCAGTCGAATCTTTCGTTGTGGGCGACCCTGTGTAAGCTGGTACTGGTACCACTGGTGTTGGTGGTGGGGGCTCATCTGCTCGGAGCCAGAGGTCCTTTGCTTGGGATCTTCTTTTTGCTGGGCTCAACACCGACAGCAGCGGCAAGCTACGTGA